The proteins below are encoded in one region of Podarcis raffonei isolate rPodRaf1 chromosome 8, rPodRaf1.pri, whole genome shotgun sequence:
- the RRAD gene encoding GTP-binding protein RAD, whose protein sequence is MTLNRGDKLRYLDKRRGSTPFAAHHLQQQHLHRRSMPVDEREMQASLPPSPRGELSQLMRCTSYSPADDDEAHRQGWASDSSDSVISSGSDSDSNLYKVILLGEHGVGKTSLARIFGGVEDCPDAEEAGNTYDRSIIVDGEEASLVVFDIWEQDDSQWLQNHCMKMGDAYIIVYSVTDKVSFEKASELRIQLRRARQTEDIPIILVGNKSDLVRSREVSVDEGRACAVVFDCKFIETSAALHHNVKDLFEGIIRQIRLRKDSKEDNARRMANTKRRESISKKAKRFLGRIVAKNNKKMAFKAKSKSCHDLSVL, encoded by the exons ATGACCCTGAACCGCGGCGACAAGCTGAGGTACCTGGACAAGCGGCGGGGCAGCACGCCCTTCGCGGCGCAccacctgcagcagcagcacctgcacCGGCGCAGCATGCCCGTGGACGAGCGCGAGATGCAGGCATCGCTGCCGCCGTCCCCTCGAGGCGAGCTCTCGCAGCTGATGCGCTGCACCTCCTACAGCCCCGCCGACGACGACGAGGCGCACCGCCAGGGCTGGGCGTCCGACTCGTCCGACTCCGTCATCTCCTCCGGCAGCGACTCGGACAGCAACCTCTACAAAGTCATCTTGCTGGGCGAGCACGGCGTGGGCAAGACCAGCCTGGCCAGGATCTTCGGAGGGGTGGAGGACTGCCCGGATGCCGAGGAGGCTG GAAACACATATGACAGATCTATCATAGTTGATGGTGAGGAAGCTTCTCTGGTGGTGTTCGACATTTGGGAGCAG GATGATAGTCAATGGCTCCAGAACCACTGTATGAAAATGGGGGATGCTTACATTATCGTCTACTCAGTGACGGACAAAGTTAGCTTTGAGAAGGCCTCTGAGCTGAGAATTCAGCTACGAAGAGCGAGACAGACGGAGGACATTCCGATAATTCTTGTAGGAAACAAAAGTGACCTGGTCCGATCACGAGAAGTTTCCGTAGATG agGGACGTGCCTGCGCTGTTGTGTTTGACTGCAAATTCATCGAGACTTCAGCTGCTTTGCATCACAACGTCAAGGACCTGTTTGAGGGGATCATCCGGCAAATCCGGCTACGTAAAGACAGCAAAGAAGACAATGCCAGGCGGATGGCTAACACCAAGAGGCGGGAGAGCATCAGCAAGAAGGCCAAGCGATTCCTTGGGAGAATTGTAGCCAAGAATAACAAGAAGATGGCATTCAAGGCCAAATCCAAATCCTGCCACGACTTGTCAGTCCTTTAA